A region of the Nitrospira sp. genome:
GCCGGGTCACCAATTCAAAAAGATGCTGTGGTGATAACTGTGTGGGTCTCCGTCTCATTGGTGCGGGGATAACAGATGTGGAGAGGGTGAGTCCTTTTGTCACATTCTTCATAGCGCGTCCTCCTTGTGCTATGTGCCTGACCCATCGTCTTGAGCATCGCGACTCAAGCGCCTTGCGCGCCCACAGCCTCGGCTCATCCTTAGATGACGTTATAATCCCAGAAGATGAAGAGAGCATTAGGAGAAGATGAAAACTTCTTCATAAATGGCGAGAAGTTAGGCTTCCCCCACAATCTTGCATGGTGTGAGAGGAGCGAACAGGCAAGACGACGAGATTGGCTATTTGGCTCAGGTGCAGCCTGGGAGGATTTCTGTGGCCATGTAGGTCAGATTGTTCGTGTAGGAAATAAAACCCTTCCGGCGTCCAAAGAGGGTCAGCACACAGTCTGTTCCCTTATGGTCGGTGAAAAACCGGTAGTCAGTGCCAGATGGAGCGGAAGTGTAGTCTCCCCCTGTCCGATTGCATAACCTGACCCTTCTTATTGCTCAGGGGGTACAAAGCTGACGTTGGCGAGGGCCGTGGTTTTGACTGGCGGATAGGTTCCCTCGAATCTGGCCGGAAACACGTACAGGCGCTCCCTCACTGAGAACAACAGCCGATACTCCTGTTCGGCATCACTGCGCAGATACAGCGTGAGCAGCGAGGAGGTTGATTGTTTATCGACCCGTGCCCAGTTTAGTCCAAGTTGCGTAGGAACCACATAGAGGCCCACGATAATCATGGCGAATGCGATATACGCCATCGACAGATCAATGTGCCCGCCCATTGTTGTGAACCGCGCCACGAGCAGTTCGAGTGCCGAGCTCGATAAGAGCAGAATTGCGACCACACCGATCGTGGACAGAACAATAGCCGATGTGACATAGCCAAATGTGCTTAGGACTAGGGTCATCACCAAGAGCGCGACCAGAAACCATGGCCCATACTGAACTACGGCCAGGGAGCGCTTGAACTGAGTGTTCCCAGTCAAATCGTCCTGATCGGCGATCACTGCGAGGTTCGTCGTAGCCAGATACCCGAGGTAGAGCAGGAGTAACAGCGGCACCCAGCTTTGACTGAAATAGGTCGCCGTCGGAACTTCCTCTAAGATCCACGAGGCTCCGAATTCTGAAAAATAGGCTTTCGTATAAAACGATCCAGAGAGATACGCCACCCCACTCAGGGCAGCCAACCCAGCTATCGTCTTCGGCGCCTGCTCGATGAGTCGTCGAGCCCCGGCTCGAGCAGATTCAGTCTTATTTTGGTCGTCGCGGGGCATGGGGCATGATGGAGCACACCGAAATGGCTAGCTCGCAAAGGCGGCGGCAGCCTCTTCTTCCGTGTTGCACAATTGAATGCTCTCTCCATACACCCGGTTCAGTAGGTCAAAGCCGCTGGCTTGAAGAGCTTCTTTGACCATTCCTTTCGCAGCAGCAATCTTCATCTGCCCTTGAACATTGTTGAGCTGCTTGCAGGCCAGTATCAAGACTCGGATCCCTCCGCTGCTGATATAGTCGATATCAGCCAGATTGAGGATGACCTTTTTCGCACCCGCATCCACAATCTTTTTCATGTCCTGGTTTCCCTGTTCCGCAGTGGTGGCGGAGAGGCTGCCCTGCATCTTGACGAAGGTGATTCCGGCATTCTCACGGGAGGTCACCGTCAACGTGTGTCTGGTCCCTTGATCCATCATTATGTCCCTTTCCGTATTAGGAGAAGATCGTCATTCTATCTTAGCAGACCGGCAGCTCGTCAACGTAACTCTTGGACCTTTGATAGGGCCTCTTCCAATGTCGAGGCATAGAGGCTCATCATCAGCGCCCCGCTTAATTGCAGCACTGTACGGACGTGGTCGTTCCCCCCACAGACCACGACTCTCCCGTCGGTTCGGGTCATCGCCATTGCGGTTTTTAGGATTACCCGAAGCCCAATCGAGGAAATGTACGAAATGCGAGAGAGATCCAGCACGATCTGCCGTTCCCCCTGCCCGATGTGGTCCATCAAGATCTGTTCGACCTCCGGTGCGCTGTTCGTGTCAAAGCGGGTCTGTGGCGTGACGATCATCACGGCCCCACTCCGGCGTGACTCGACATTCTTGTCGATGTTCCTTGGATCTTTGTGTGAGGGAAGCGGCAGCCGCTCGACATCGAACGAGCGGATCTCGGTCTTGTCAGGAGCCTTCATGGTAGTGGACGTTTTAGCTACCAACTGTTTTTTCACTGTCAAGACGTTGCGCCCCACAGTGCGATGGTACGATACCTCATCAAACATGGAGCGCACCAAGTGAATGCCCAGACCACCGATCTCGCGCTCATGAAGCAGGAGCGACAGATCAGGAGGCGCGACTGTTAGCGGGTTGAAGGGAATGCCATCATCCATAATGGTGAAAATGACGCAGGTATCACGCACTTCGCCTTCGACCTCAATGTGATGCTCCGTCGGGTCGTTGGGGAAGGCATATTGCACCACATTGTTGAGCAGATCATCCAGCGCCATATTGAGGGTCGGAATGAGCGGCTTGGCTGTTTCCCATTGTGCCACATACTGCTCAAAGGCCATCTGGAGGTCCGGAATGGCCATCAATTGATTGGGCATCGTTCGGCGGAAGACCCGAGCTGCCACATCGGACGGGGCGACCCCGTGATACCGCAGTCCCAGCATGGTGATATCGTCCGCCTGCGGGACCTCGCCCGCAAAATTTCTCACTGCCTGCATGACTTCACCGAGGCGATTGACGACTGAGACAGCCTGGGATTTCGCGAGGACTGATTTTAGCCGGTCGTTACCGAACAGTTCGCGCCGCCGATTATCCGCTTCGGTAACCCCATCAGTGTACAAGAAGAGCTCATCTCCTGGACCCAATTGGATGGTCGTCTCCTTAAAGGCGATGCCCGCCATGGGACCGACCATAGGTCCGTTGATGCCCGTCAGCCACTCAAACTGTCCATCCTGCCGTTTCAGCAGAGGAGGATTATGGCCGGCGTTCGTCGTGACGAGCGAGCCATTGCGGAGATTCAAGATACCGAGATACAAGGTCACAAACATGCAGGAATCGTTGTCCGCACTCAGCGCATCGTTGACATGCGTGACGATACTGGCAGGTGAGGGATCGGAGGCCGCCAGTGTCTTCACCATAATCTTGGTCATGGCCATAAAGAGCGCGGCTGGGACACCGTTGCCCGATACATCGCCAATCACGAAACAGAGCCGATGCTCATCGACCAGGAAGAAATCATAGAGGTCGCCACCGACCTCCAGCGCCGGTTCGAGCACCGCGTAGAGTTCGATCTCCCTCCGATCCGGGAAAGCCGGGAATATGCGTGGGAGCATACTCCGTTGAATGTCCCGACCGACATTCAGTTCTTCCTGCATGCGGGCCTTCGCAGCCTCCACGACCGCCAACGAATCCGCGAGCCGCGCATTGGCATCTTCGGCAGCCTGTTCGGCATTTTTCAGAGCCGTAATGTCGGTCGCGATAAAGACGATCCCGCCATCATGCGTCTTCCGCTCATTGATTTGAAGCCACTCTCCACTGGACCGGTATTGGATGTAGGGTGTGACAGGATTTCGATGTACGTCCAGGCGCCAATGCATCCAGGGTTCAACCTTTCCGATCGCCGCTGGAATATCGCCGCGTTCAGCAGTCCGGAGAACGATCGATTCGAACGAGTCGCCTGCTTGAACTTCCGGCCCAGTCCCAGACATGACTTCACGATATTTGCGATTACAGATGACTAGACGGTCGTCCACGTCGAAGAGAGCAAACCATTGGGGGACGCTTTCGATGGCTTCGATCAGTCGAGCATGGCTATCGCGTGCCAGGCTTGATGCCGCCGTCACTTGCCGATCAATGATGGCCAGGAGTGTCGAGAGTGAGACGGCGACCACCGCGAGGAGATCAACCTCGATTCCAGGCGGTGGAGCACTGGACGCGATGCCGGACATAGCGTACGTCGGAATCATCCCGATGAAGTGGGACCCAGATAGCGCAAGTCCCATGGCGCTCGCCTTTTCTGTCACTCGCCAGTTTCTGTGCGTGATATTCCACGATCCGATCACGATGCCGATAATACTGAGTGCCACGATCCCAACCGTCGACAGCACAAAGAGGAACAAATCATTCTGGAGATCGATCGGCTGGTGGACCGCCATCATACTGGCGAAATGAGTCAGGGTCATGCAGCCACCCATCAGCATGCCTCCGGAGATGAGGCGCATCCGACTGTCGGCATGACTGCTGATCAGGTATACGGCGACGGCTCCTGTCGCCCCGGCGGAGAGAAACGAAAGCACGGCCAGTCCTGAATCCTGGGCTGCTGAGACCGAGGGACAGAATGCCAGATTGCCGATGTAGTGAATCGCCCAGATTTCAAGACCCGCGGCGACGGCACCGATCGTCAGCCATCGGAACCTGACGGGGCCTTGATCAGGAGCGCGCATCCGTTCGGCGATGCTGAGGATGACATAGGCAGCCGAGCCACCCAGCAGCAACGAGGACACACCGAGCAAGGGATCGCACATTCCGAGCAACAGTGAAGCTCCTGTTAGGACGTTCGTTCCATGCGCGGATCAGCCATCATGACACGCGCGTTCGAATTGTCGGCGGTTGCGCCAAGGCGGAGGAGAGGATCCCTCGAACCTGGCCGTATCACCTACCATGAGAAGTCGCAGCTCGCAAGCAAGAGGGCGCCACGGTACTTCTTCACAGGATGTATCACAACTGCCGCTACTGCACCGGTTGATTGAGGCGGTCCCAACGTGGAGTCCTCGAGCCGAGATCAACAGACCAATAAATACACATCGCTTGCCCTAGAATGTGCTCCTTGCTGATCGGTCCCAAAAATCGGCTATCCAGACTCTCCTCCCGATTGTCACCCAAGACGAAATAGCTGTTGGGAGGTACGGTGACAGGCCCAAGGTTATCACGGACGTTTCCAGACAGGCTCGATGCGTCGGTATGTTCCACATAGGGCTCGGTCAAGGCTTCTTCGTTCACCGAGACCACCTGATTGTGAACTTCGATCCGATCGCCAGGAACCCCGATCACGCGATGGAGAAAAAGTGTCCCATTGCTGTCTGGATAGCGATAGACGACGACTTCGCCGCGTTGAGGTTCTGCAGCATGATACGCAGCCCTATGCGCGATCACATGGTCTCCCGGCAAGAGCGCCGGGACCATCGCCTCATGTGAGATCTGGAACCGATGTGACCAGGCCCGTACCGCAGGCAACAGGTCCGGCAGGCGGTCCGTCACAAAATTCCAGCGGAGTTCTTGCATTCTGGACGTCGGGCTGAGAACTTCATTGTCATACCCCTCGACCAATCGCCGGGCTTCTGGAACCGACAACATTGAGGCATAGTATTGCGCGAGATGGTGCTCCCAGAACTGTTCCGGGGCCAGATCGAACAGCATGACTTTGAGTGATCGCACAAATGACTGCGCGATGCGCTCCTTCTCGGATGGCGTGAATGGACTGGTCAGATCAGACTCGATCTCTAGCTGGTGGCTGAATCCCGCAACATCGGCTTGGTCCGCAATAGACTGGTACAAACGATCCGATACCACCTCCAGGCTGGCCAACTGGTGAAATACAGCCTGTGACTCGCTGGTACTGTCAGTGGGAGGCACAGGAGCCGTGCTGCATCCAGTCCAGAGGCCACTCCATGCGATAAGCAGGCAGAGAGCAACGTGATTCGAAGATCGCCCAAAGGGGTGGGACAGATAGGAGAGCATTGGGAGGCTCAGTCAACGCTCCTCTCGTTCGTGAATCGCAGGAGGATACCGCACCGGGACCTAAGTAGGAAAGGGCATTCAGTCACAATCTGGGCAACGTGTCTGTGAGAGGGAGAGGCCAACCCTATCACCCGTTGCAGTGGGGATATCAGGCAATACACCGCAGCGGTTCTGAGCAGGCCGGGCACCGAGCCTTATCCGGCTATGTTCCGTGTTCGCCTAACCGACGGTGGAATAGCTCCAACGCCATGTCGTAGCAGATCCGGGCCGCTGCCGGATCATAGCGAGGACCTTCGTCGCGCATGAACGCGTGCGCAGCGTTGAACTCATGCCACTGGAAATGCGCGCCGGCATCGCTTAGCGCGTTGTAGATGAGCGCCCGCCCTTCGCGGGGAATGTGCGGGTCCTGTCGGCCCCAGATCATCAACAACTCCCCTGTAATCTTGCCGATTCGATCTAAGCTGTCGTCATGCGTGCCCTGCCCCAGGCCGCGTTTGTGGATGTCCGTGGCGTAGAAACAGGCAGCGGCCAGCACATCGGGCTGCATCGCCGCGCGAAATGCCAGATGTCCTCCGATGCAAATCCCGATCACTCCCAGCCTGCCTGTGCAGTGAGGTGACGATGCCAAATAGTCCAGTGCCGTGCGCGCATCGCCGTCATAGCTCGACAAGGTCTTCGTGATCTTATGTTGATTGCCGCGTGCCGCGCCCGCTTCGTCATAGGCTAATACCGTCCCGGCCGACTCCAGCTCGTGGTAAATTTCCGGCACGGCCACCACAAATCCATGGCTTGCCAGCATGGCCGCCATACGCCGGATCGGTCCCGTGACCTGGAAAATCTCCGAGTACAGGACAAGCCCAGGATAGCGTCCCTCCGCCACAGGGCGAACGAGATAGGTCCGCATCGGCCCTGTCGGAGTCGTGAGATCAACCGAGTCAATGTCGGTAATAATCAAAGGATACTCCAATGGCAATGAGCTGTTAGCCCGCGCACTTCTCAAGGACGATGCGGCATGAATCGAGTATAGAACAGCTCCGGCAAACCCCGTATGAACAATTGAAAATCTCCCACGACCAAATCTGCCCTCTTACGTCTGACCATCGCGTGGCCAAGCCGATCTGTGCCCTGCGCGTTTGAACCAGTGAGGTGTCAGAAGCTTGAGAAGGGTCCGGGGCCTGAACGCCAAATCTTGATAGGTTCGCTTCCCGGTCATGACGTCCGTCACCACTTCACAGAGGCGTTGACCCTGTCGAGAAAACGCCCACGATCGGATGCGGGGACAGTCGTACAGCAGTCGAGCCAGCCCTCGTCCTGCTCGTAGTTCAGGAAGGATCGTCTCAGTGAGTGAACGGGTGTACTCACTTCGGACGGACTCCTCTTCAAACCGTCCGTCAATCAACGATTGTGCGGCCATCAGACCACTTCGAATGGCGAATGAAATCCCTTCCCCTGTGACGGGATCGGCGAAGCCTGCGGCATCACCGACCAACAGGATGCGCTTGTCGACGAATGGTCCTCGTCGTGGTCGAATGGGAATGACAAAGCCATGTCGCTCCACCCGTGTGACAGATCCGCAGCCGAGCACATTGAGATAGCGCGCCATCGAGGATTTGAGATCACTCCCCCGTTGTCTCGTCGACAGGACACCGATCGAGAGATGCTGTCGTTTGGGAAAAGCCCAGGCATACCCATGAGGCAGCAGATCAAAATCAAATCTCGCTGTGTTTTGAAACCTGTCCAACTGGTCAGGAGGCACCGTCACTTCATATTCAAGCGCCGGAATAAGGACGCGTCCGTCTGCGAGCCCCAGTGTACGTGCAACCGTGCTGAGCGCCCCGTCGGCTGCGATGACGAACTTGGTTTTCATCGAGCCCTTGTTTGTCGCGACTGTGACGAAATCACTGTGGAACGACACGTTCTCGACGGCACATTGTTGGTGGACGACTGCTCCGGCTGCTTGCCCAGCGGAAAGAAGGGCATAATCAAACTGATCGCGCATCGTCATGGAGACGATCGGAGTCGGTCGATGAGTCGTGAAGGATAATCCGGCAGGAAGAAAATTGAGCTGTGCCGTATGGCAATCTTGTTCGACGACATGACGCACATCTAAAGGCAGTGTCTGCATGGCCCGTCCCACGAGCCCGCCACCGCACGTTTTGTACCGCGGCAGGGCAGCCTTTTCGATGACGGCGACCGTCACACCCGCTTTGGCCAGACCCCATGCCGCGCAAGCTCCGGCCGGTCCGCTGCCGACCACAATGACGTCATACGTGATGGACATAGTTCAAGCCTGTGTCTGTTGCGATGAGGCATGCACCCTGCTGTACCTGATGCGACACAGATATGAATGCACGTTTCACGAAACACCTTTTTGGTCGTGGGTTGCCGTAGGATACCGCACCAGGTGCTGATGGGAAAGGTAATCTCATCACGACCGGGACGGCCATTCATTCAGCTGAGTAGCCGAGAATCCCCCTGCGTTGTGTCTCGATGAAAGGTCAGGCCATCTTCCGTCTTCAAATGTGGTAGCCTGTGGAGAGGGAAAACCGTCCCACACCTGTGTGTGGCAATCACGTTAGTTGTCTCCTTCACCCGCCACGCTTGGTGGGGGAATTGGGATACTGGGAATATATGGCAGGTTTCATTCTGCTCGTGATCATCGTCGGTCTGGTGATTCTCGGGCCACAATTCTGGACTAAGCGGGTCTTTGCCAAGCATAGCGCCCCCCGTTCTGACTATCCGGGAACCGGGGCAGAATTGGCTCGGCATCTGCTCAATCGGTTTGACATGCAGCACATCACCGTCGAACCGACTGAGACGGGCGACCACTACGATCCGGTCAGTAAAGCAGTCCGTCTGACACCCGCGATCTTCGAGGGGAAATCTCTCACGGCGATTACGATTGCCGCCCACGAAGTCGGGCATGCCATTCAAGACCATCAGGGGTATCAGCCGCTGGCGGAACGCACCAAACTCGTGCGAATCGCGCAAGGCGCGGAGAAGGTCGGGGCGGTCCTGATGATGGGGATTCCCATCGCGGCCGCAGTCGCGCGCACCCCGGCTGCGAGTGTCATTGTTCTGATGGCTGGACTGGCGACGATGGGGATTTCCACGCTGGTCCACCTCGTCACGCTTCCCGTCGAGTGGGACGCGAGCTTCCGGCGTGCCCTGCCCGTCCTCCGACAGGGCCAGTACCTAACGCCTGACGATGAGCGGGGGGCTCGCAGCATCCTCACCGCTGCCGCCCTGACCTACGTGGCGGCCTCGCTCGCCAGTCTTCTCAACCTGTGGCGCTGGATCGCCTTCCTGCGGCGCTAGGCCAGCCCCGGCACACAGGCTCGCTCATCATCAGATCTGGTCTAAGCTTCGTCGAGAGCCGCGGTGAAGGCGGGCAGACAGAATTTCGACTCGACCCGTTGTTCAGCTCAAGAGACTGCATTTGGGCGGTTGCTAGCGAGGACTGCGTCTCATTACACGAGCTTTTGCTTGATCGCCGTCAGGTTCTCAGGGGTCGATCGCACGCGTATCGTGACTCCCTCGGCATCATAGTCTTCGGACAGGATCCGCATCCGAGTGCGGATCTCTGCCAGGATCTTTTGAGCTGTAAACGGAATATGTAATTCTTCGTCGATCATCTCGCTCTCAAAGTACTGCATGATGCGCTCATGCAACATCTTTAGATCGTCCTGGCTCCTCGTGGACAGACACACGGCATCGGGATATTCAGACTTCAGCAAGGCGATCGCGTCCGGGCCAAGCCGATCTTGCTTATTGAGCACCAAGAGACTGGGACTCTCCGTGGCGCCGACTTCGGCTAACACCTTCCGCGTCACCTCAAGTTGAGACCGGAAGGACGGATCTGAGGCATCGACGACAAATAGCACCAATGAGGCACAGGCCGCTTCATCCAGCGTCGACTTGAACGAGGCCACCAGGTCATGCGGGAGTTTTTTGATGAATCCAACGGTATCGCTCATGAGCACTTTCGGACGTGTTTCGGGATAGAGTGGACGGATCGTGGTATCGAGTGTGGCGAACAACTTGTCGGCCACCAGCACATCGCTGCCCGTCATCGCTCGCATCAGCGAGGATTTGCCAGCATTGGTGTACCCGACAAGCGCGACGGTCAATTCATTGTCCCGTCTCGCGCGACGCGTGAGATGCTCGTCCCCGATGGCCGCTAATTCGGTTCTGAGCTCTTTCAGGCGATCACGAATTCTTCGCTTGTCGAGCCAACACCTTAGCCCAGCAGGGCTTGTAGTGTTGCACTTGGAGTTGGAACCTAAGCAGCCTAGATCTTCGGCGCACACCCCAAACTCGCTATTCCCGCCACCGGCTCGGTATCCGCCATGACCTGGGAAAAGGATACCGGTTCACTTGTCTGAAATAAGCGACGAATTCAAAAGGTGGCATGCGACGTCTATTCGTAACATTCTACAGATGAGGCACTCGCGGATTACTCAACTTTTAAGGGCGCATCACTCCTCTCCCTCTGTTCAAACCGGGCTTCGCGCGCGCTCCATTTTCTATAGCACGCTAGACAGCAGGGCTTCCCTGAGTATAATGACATGGATTCATGCCTATGATTGGACTTCTGGTACTACTCGTCGGTCTTCTGACACTCTTCTCTCATCCAACCTCGTCGTGGGCTGGGACGAAGTATGAGGAGGGCCTCAAGCAATTAGCGGATGGGGTGGCTGAAGGAGCCGCCAAGGTAAAAAAACAGCGCCTGGCTTTTCTCGACTTGATCGATGGAAAAGGGGAATCGACTCCGATGGGACAGTTCCTGGCCGAGGAACTCGGGACACAGATCATGGTGGCCGGTGAATTGACGGTGGTGGATCGCACCCTTGCGTACTCGACCCTGAAGAAGTTACACGTTGATCACATCGACTCGGCCCACGCGAAGACCCTACAGCAGGCGGCCAAAGCGATACGCGCCGACCTGTTTGTGGACGGCGTCATCCTCGACACGCCCGATGGCCTGCAGGTCACCCTACGGCTCATCAGCCCATCGAATGCCCAGCCGATCCGTGCGATACGAGGGATGCTGCCCAAAGCCGGCCCCTTGAATATGTTCTTTAAGAAAGAGGAAACTCCGCAACCGATCATGAGCATCAACAGTCCTAAAGAGGCTCCGACGCCGGTCGGTTTAGGGAGCTACCGGAACGAGTACTACGAAATGGTGATCCGATCGATCGAACTGCAGGCCAACCGAGCCAAG
Encoded here:
- a CDS encoding dienelactone hydrolase family protein, translating into MIITDIDSVDLTTPTGPMRTYLVRPVAEGRYPGLVLYSEIFQVTGPIRRMAAMLASHGFVVAVPEIYHELESAGTVLAYDEAGAARGNQHKITKTLSSYDGDARTALDYLASSPHCTGRLGVIGICIGGHLAFRAAMQPDVLAAACFYATDIHKRGLGQGTHDDSLDRIGKITGELLMIWGRQDPHIPREGRALIYNALSDAGAHFQWHEFNAAHAFMRDEGPRYDPAAARICYDMALELFHRRLGEHGT
- a CDS encoding STAS domain-containing protein; this encodes MMDQGTRHTLTVTSRENAGITFVKMQGSLSATTAEQGNQDMKKIVDAGAKKVILNLADIDYISSGGIRVLILACKQLNNVQGQMKIAAAKGMVKEALQASGFDLLNRVYGESIQLCNTEEEAAAAFAS
- a CDS encoding STAS domain-containing protein → MLGMCDPLLGVSSLLLGGSAAYVILSIAERMRAPDQGPVRFRWLTIGAVAAGLEIWAIHYIGNLAFCPSVSAAQDSGLAVLSFLSAGATGAVAVYLISSHADSRMRLISGGMLMGGCMTLTHFASMMAVHQPIDLQNDLFLFVLSTVGIVALSIIGIVIGSWNITHRNWRVTEKASAMGLALSGSHFIGMIPTYAMSGIASSAPPPGIEVDLLAVVAVSLSTLLAIIDRQVTAASSLARDSHARLIEAIESVPQWFALFDVDDRLVICNRKYREVMSGTGPEVQAGDSFESIVLRTAERGDIPAAIGKVEPWMHWRLDVHRNPVTPYIQYRSSGEWLQINERKTHDGGIVFIATDITALKNAEQAAEDANARLADSLAVVEAAKARMQEELNVGRDIQRSMLPRIFPAFPDRREIELYAVLEPALEVGGDLYDFFLVDEHRLCFVIGDVSGNGVPAALFMAMTKIMVKTLAASDPSPASIVTHVNDALSADNDSCMFVTLYLGILNLRNGSLVTTNAGHNPPLLKRQDGQFEWLTGINGPMVGPMAGIAFKETTIQLGPGDELFLYTDGVTEADNRRRELFGNDRLKSVLAKSQAVSVVNRLGEVMQAVRNFAGEVPQADDITMLGLRYHGVAPSDVAARVFRRTMPNQLMAIPDLQMAFEQYVAQWETAKPLIPTLNMALDDLLNNVVQYAFPNDPTEHHIEVEGEVRDTCVIFTIMDDGIPFNPLTVAPPDLSLLLHEREIGGLGIHLVRSMFDEVSYHRTVGRNVLTVKKQLVAKTSTTMKAPDKTEIRSFDVERLPLPSHKDPRNIDKNVESRRSGAVMIVTPQTRFDTNSAPEVEQILMDHIGQGERQIVLDLSRISYISSIGLRVILKTAMAMTRTDGRVVVCGGNDHVRTVLQLSGALMMSLYASTLEEALSKVQELR
- a CDS encoding zinc metallopeptidase translates to MAGFILLVIIVGLVILGPQFWTKRVFAKHSAPRSDYPGTGAELARHLLNRFDMQHITVEPTETGDHYDPVSKAVRLTPAIFEGKSLTAITIAAHEVGHAIQDHQGYQPLAERTKLVRIAQGAEKVGAVLMMGIPIAAAVARTPAASVIVLMAGLATMGISTLVHLVTLPVEWDASFRRALPVLRQGQYLTPDDERGARSILTAAALTYVAASLASLLNLWRWIAFLRR
- the lepB gene encoding signal peptidase I, which codes for MLSYLSHPFGRSSNHVALCLLIAWSGLWTGCSTAPVPPTDSTSESQAVFHQLASLEVVSDRLYQSIADQADVAGFSHQLEIESDLTSPFTPSEKERIAQSFVRSLKVMLFDLAPEQFWEHHLAQYYASMLSVPEARRLVEGYDNEVLSPTSRMQELRWNFVTDRLPDLLPAVRAWSHRFQISHEAMVPALLPGDHVIAHRAAYHAAEPQRGEVVVYRYPDSNGTLFLHRVIGVPGDRIEVHNQVVSVNEEALTEPYVEHTDASSLSGNVRDNLGPVTVPPNSYFVLGDNREESLDSRFLGPISKEHILGQAMCIYWSVDLGSRTPRWDRLNQPVQ
- a CDS encoding geranylgeranyl reductase family protein — encoded protein: MSITYDVIVVGSGPAGACAAWGLAKAGVTVAVIEKAALPRYKTCGGGLVGRAMQTLPLDVRHVVEQDCHTAQLNFLPAGLSFTTHRPTPIVSMTMRDQFDYALLSAGQAAGAVVHQQCAVENVSFHSDFVTVATNKGSMKTKFVIAADGALSTVARTLGLADGRVLIPALEYEVTVPPDQLDRFQNTARFDFDLLPHGYAWAFPKRQHLSIGVLSTRQRGSDLKSSMARYLNVLGCGSVTRVERHGFVIPIRPRRGPFVDKRILLVGDAAGFADPVTGEGISFAIRSGLMAAQSLIDGRFEEESVRSEYTRSLTETILPELRAGRGLARLLYDCPRIRSWAFSRQGQRLCEVVTDVMTGKRTYQDLAFRPRTLLKLLTPHWFKRAGHRSAWPRDGQT